The Microbacter sp. GSS18 genome has a segment encoding these proteins:
- a CDS encoding dipeptide/oligopeptide/nickel ABC transporter permease/ATP-binding protein codes for MTRADVAPAPPGLRARRKDTGWRRVNSSPAALTALLFLVVLALACIFADIIGLQDPLAQDLTAMRQLPSAAHWLGTDDFGRDVLARLVYGGAETLGGAALAVAIATVIGVPLGMIAGFRGGAADMLISRIADVFQALPLIIVLIAVIGVFGNDSTLAMITLGVALSDGFIRLARATTLGVRGNLYIDAARVAGVASGKTLFRHVLPSIRGPLLVQISMAMAGALLIQAGLGFLGLGSPPPAPNWGAMVANASELIYIHPWLLVPSGAILILSILAFNTLGDALASPPRRRTRHPAPAHQPHAADVPAPPPADAAVSVRDCTVRFSDDDGSFAVVQGVSFDVRRGEALGIVGESGCGKSVTAKALLGLVARGGEISGHVRIGDTDIVGAPARTVRRLRGTRIALISQEPMSALDPTFTIGSQLRESIRQHTSLTRRRDVEARAIELLSMVGIPDPEQAAGSYTFQISGGMAQRAAIALALTGEPEVLVADEPTTALDVTVQAEILDLLHDLRQRLGMALVIVTHDFGVVADSCDRAIVMYAGQIVESAEVEALIEEPQHPYTRALLAAIPSLAERGVAMETIPGVVPAPRQWGTGCRFAERCSFATPDCRTASVPLTATDERTVRCVRTAELSRKLPQPELALASSAPAERSAS; via the coding sequence ATGACTCGCGCAGACGTCGCTCCCGCACCGCCCGGTCTCCGCGCCCGAAGGAAGGACACCGGCTGGCGCCGCGTCAACTCCTCGCCGGCTGCGCTGACAGCTCTGCTCTTCCTCGTGGTGCTGGCTCTGGCCTGCATCTTCGCCGACATCATCGGTCTGCAGGATCCCCTGGCCCAGGACCTCACTGCGATGCGCCAGCTGCCGTCCGCGGCCCACTGGCTGGGCACTGATGACTTCGGACGGGACGTCCTCGCGCGGCTCGTCTACGGCGGGGCGGAGACACTCGGCGGCGCTGCACTCGCCGTCGCCATCGCCACAGTGATCGGCGTTCCCCTCGGGATGATCGCCGGCTTTCGCGGCGGCGCGGCCGACATGCTGATCTCGCGGATCGCCGACGTCTTCCAGGCGCTCCCTCTCATCATCGTCCTCATCGCCGTGATCGGCGTGTTTGGAAACGACAGCACGCTCGCGATGATCACGCTCGGCGTCGCGCTCTCGGACGGGTTCATTCGCCTCGCCCGAGCGACGACTCTGGGCGTTCGCGGCAACCTCTACATCGATGCCGCCCGTGTCGCCGGCGTGGCCTCCGGGAAGACGCTCTTCCGTCACGTGCTCCCGAGCATCCGCGGTCCCCTCCTCGTTCAGATCTCGATGGCCATGGCCGGAGCCCTGCTGATTCAAGCGGGCCTCGGGTTCCTCGGGCTGGGCAGTCCGCCGCCCGCCCCGAACTGGGGAGCGATGGTCGCGAACGCCAGCGAGCTCATCTACATCCACCCCTGGCTCCTCGTGCCCTCCGGCGCGATCCTGATCCTGTCGATACTCGCGTTCAACACGCTCGGCGACGCGCTCGCGAGCCCGCCACGGCGACGCACACGTCACCCAGCACCCGCGCACCAGCCGCACGCGGCCGATGTTCCTGCTCCCCCGCCGGCTGACGCCGCCGTGAGCGTACGAGACTGCACTGTCCGCTTCTCGGATGACGACGGCTCCTTCGCGGTCGTGCAGGGCGTCAGCTTCGATGTCCGCCGTGGGGAGGCACTCGGAATCGTCGGCGAGTCCGGCTGCGGAAAGAGCGTGACCGCCAAGGCTCTCCTGGGGCTGGTCGCCCGAGGCGGCGAGATCTCCGGTCATGTCCGGATCGGGGACACCGACATCGTCGGTGCTCCTGCCCGGACCGTGCGCCGCCTTCGGGGGACGCGCATCGCGCTGATCTCGCAGGAGCCGATGTCGGCCTTGGATCCGACCTTCACGATCGGCAGCCAGCTGCGCGAATCGATCCGTCAACACACCTCGCTCACACGGCGACGCGACGTCGAAGCGCGCGCGATCGAACTGCTGTCGATGGTCGGCATTCCCGACCCGGAGCAGGCCGCCGGGAGCTACACCTTCCAGATCTCCGGAGGAATGGCGCAGCGCGCCGCGATCGCGCTCGCGCTGACCGGGGAGCCCGAGGTCCTCGTCGCCGACGAGCCGACCACCGCGCTGGACGTCACCGTTCAGGCGGAGATCCTGGATCTGCTGCATGACCTCCGTCAGCGGCTCGGCATGGCGTTGGTGATCGTCACCCACGACTTCGGTGTCGTCGCCGACTCCTGCGACCGCGCGATCGTGATGTACGCGGGCCAGATCGTCGAATCTGCAGAGGTCGAGGCACTGATCGAGGAACCCCAGCACCCGTACACACGGGCGCTCCTTGCCGCGATCCCGTCGCTGGCCGAGCGCGGTGTCGCGATGGAGACGATTCCCGGAGTCGTGCCGGCTCCGCGGCAGTGGGGGACCGGATGCCGGTTCGCCGAACGCTGCTCCTTCGCCACGCCGGACTGCCGCACCGCCTCGGTCCCCTTGACGGCGACAGACGAGCGAACGGTCCGCTGTGTTCGCACCGCGGAGCTGT
- a CDS encoding ABC transporter permease, producing MTAYVARRLGIAVLMVFVITSLAFILTALMPNDVTSTILGPDATPEQRSALRSDLGLDEPLISRFIGFWASALTGDLGSSLISGRPVLDSVTERLPVTLTLAMGGTLLAVIVGVALGTLAAVRGGATDTTIRGFVGVVVAIPNFWLAVLLVFVFAVTLGLFPATGWTPFPDDPGDWALHLVLPLSAIVVGASAGIVRQSRVAMLDVLQRDYITTLRSVGLPEWRIILVHGLRNAAIPVLTVIGLTFVGLFGGAVLIEQVFSLPGIGPLAMTSVSTGDFPVTLGVVIVTSALILLMNLALDIVYGIINPKARLA from the coding sequence GTGACCGCTTACGTCGCACGACGGCTCGGCATCGCGGTGCTCATGGTGTTCGTCATCACCTCCCTGGCGTTCATCCTGACCGCGTTGATGCCCAACGACGTCACGTCGACCATCCTCGGACCCGACGCGACTCCCGAACAGCGCAGCGCGCTGCGCTCCGACCTGGGCCTCGACGAGCCGCTGATCTCGCGCTTCATCGGCTTCTGGGCGTCTGCGCTGACCGGCGACCTCGGATCCTCACTCATCAGCGGCCGCCCCGTCCTCGACAGCGTCACCGAGCGACTGCCCGTCACGCTGACGCTCGCCATGGGCGGGACCTTGCTCGCCGTCATCGTCGGCGTGGCCCTCGGCACGCTCGCGGCCGTGCGCGGCGGCGCAACAGACACGACCATCCGTGGGTTCGTCGGCGTCGTCGTCGCGATCCCGAACTTCTGGCTGGCGGTGCTTCTCGTGTTCGTGTTCGCCGTCACGCTCGGTCTCTTCCCCGCGACCGGCTGGACGCCGTTCCCCGACGATCCCGGCGATTGGGCGCTTCACCTCGTGCTCCCGCTGTCGGCGATCGTCGTCGGCGCGAGCGCGGGCATCGTCCGGCAGTCCCGAGTCGCGATGCTCGATGTCCTGCAGCGCGACTACATCACGACGCTGCGCTCGGTCGGTCTGCCCGAGTGGCGCATCATCCTCGTCCACGGGCTCCGCAACGCCGCGATCCCCGTGCTCACCGTCATCGGACTCACGTTCGTGGGGCTCTTCGGCGGCGCCGTTCTCATCGAGCAGGTCTTCTCGCTTCCAGGAATCGGCCCCCTCGCAATGACGTCCGTCAGCACGGGCGACTTCCCGGTGACTCTGGGCGTCGTCATCGTGACCTCCGCGCTCATCCTGCTCATGAATCTGGCCCTCGACATCGTGTACGGCATCATCAATCCGAAAGCGAGACTCGCATGA